In Microbacterium laevaniformans, a single window of DNA contains:
- a CDS encoding YveK family protein, with protein MEDVPYARILREGWLLVLIFALLGAGGAYGIAKLLPETYASTSTLMLQVDSKEASLFERNQFSLARIRSYPELVDSPEVIAGIRSDLHLSADEYSDRDLRKMVSADNTTDTVLLVVRAEAPTAQLSAAVANAAAAHLSKLIQSTENSDADERYQVNLTVVLPAVEPLAPVSPQTLAIVGLGLIVGLAVGGIVAVYRTVTNRNVITISDVRRLVGIRVVGRIPRRRRWRRSDDEDESVAFDETVANLGVLGGSDLSSVLVLTASDDAIGQAERSGLAAAFAAAGRTVTILETRATSDAAAETRSLAEVLDGEDVDAAVCEAAGRQFADPLPVAAAALQDALPALRSTLRAHVDVVVVVVDAASVAVVRELVDDATGVVVAVRSGSTAASALSALITKLSFVDVHPLGVVLTGAARHASGVVTETWRDAVPVGTAGTGSAARP; from the coding sequence ATGGAGGACGTCCCGTACGCGCGGATACTCCGCGAAGGGTGGTTGCTGGTCCTGATCTTCGCGCTGCTGGGCGCGGGTGGCGCCTACGGCATCGCGAAGCTGTTGCCGGAGACGTACGCATCGACATCGACGTTGATGCTGCAGGTGGACTCGAAGGAAGCGTCGCTGTTCGAGCGCAACCAGTTCAGCCTCGCGCGGATCCGTTCGTATCCGGAGCTCGTCGACAGTCCGGAGGTCATCGCCGGCATCCGCAGCGATCTGCACCTCTCCGCCGACGAGTACAGCGATCGCGACCTGCGAAAGATGGTGTCGGCGGACAACACGACCGACACCGTGCTGCTCGTCGTGCGCGCCGAGGCTCCCACTGCGCAGCTCAGCGCGGCGGTCGCGAATGCGGCCGCAGCGCACCTGTCGAAACTCATCCAGTCGACGGAGAACTCCGACGCCGATGAGCGCTACCAGGTGAACCTCACCGTGGTGCTGCCGGCGGTCGAACCGCTCGCGCCGGTGTCTCCGCAGACGCTCGCGATCGTCGGGCTCGGACTGATCGTCGGGCTGGCGGTCGGCGGGATCGTCGCCGTTTATCGCACGGTGACCAACCGCAACGTCATCACCATCTCCGACGTGCGCCGCCTCGTGGGCATCCGTGTCGTCGGGCGCATCCCCCGCCGTCGCCGCTGGAGGCGTTCGGACGACGAGGACGAGTCCGTCGCCTTCGACGAGACCGTCGCCAATCTCGGGGTGCTGGGCGGCAGCGACCTCTCGTCCGTGCTCGTTCTGACCGCTTCGGACGATGCCATCGGGCAGGCGGAGCGCAGTGGTCTGGCGGCTGCCTTCGCTGCTGCGGGCCGTACCGTCACGATCCTGGAGACGCGCGCCACATCCGACGCCGCGGCCGAGACGCGCTCGCTCGCCGAGGTGCTCGACGGGGAGGACGTCGACGCCGCGGTGTGTGAGGCCGCGGGCCGGCAGTTCGCCGATCCTCTGCCGGTCGCGGCGGCAGCGCTGCAGGACGCACTGCCCGCCCTCCGCTCGACCCTGCGGGCGCATGTCGACGTCGTCGTGGTGGTGGTGGATGCCGCATCCGTCGCCGTGGTGCGAGAACTCGTCGACGACGCCACCGGAGTCGTGGTCGCGGTGCGGAGCGGATCGACGGCGGCATCGGCGCTGTCGGCCCTGATCACCAAGCTCTCCTTCGTGGACGTGCATCCGTTGGGCGTCGTCCTGACCGGTGCCGCCCGACATGCGTCCGGCGTCGTGACCGAGACCTGGCGCGATGCGGTGCCCGTGGGGACCGCCGGAACGGGCTCGGCCGCACGGCCATGA
- a CDS encoding adenylyltransferase/cytidyltransferase family protein: protein MAVSIGYAAGAFDLFHIGHLNILRHAKEQCDLLIAGVVSDEMLREVKGVEPFVPTVERAQIVRDIRYVDHVHIETVPDKLEVWREVGFTHFFKGDDWRGTEKGLRLEREFAAVGVQVVYFPYTAHTSSSQLRRALDAAIVAKDERRGIRSDVG from the coding sequence ATGGCTGTGTCGATCGGCTATGCCGCAGGTGCGTTCGATCTGTTTCACATCGGACACTTGAACATCCTTCGCCATGCGAAGGAGCAATGTGACCTCCTGATCGCGGGTGTGGTCAGTGATGAGATGCTGCGTGAGGTCAAGGGCGTGGAACCGTTCGTTCCGACGGTCGAGCGCGCGCAGATCGTGCGCGACATCCGCTACGTCGACCATGTCCACATCGAGACGGTGCCCGACAAGCTCGAGGTGTGGCGCGAGGTCGGCTTCACTCATTTCTTCAAAGGTGATGACTGGCGCGGCACGGAGAAGGGTCTGCGCCTGGAGCGCGAGTTCGCGGCCGTCGGCGTGCAGGTCGTCTACTTTCCCTACACTGCGCACACGTCGAGCTCGCAGCTGCGACGCGCGCTGGACGCGGCCATCGTGGCGAAGGACGAACGTCGCGGCATCCGCTCGGACGTCGGGTAA
- a CDS encoding O-antigen ligase family protein has product MTSAGLGMRGQRVHGGVHADASRPTRRRFAALVALFLLVIVSVIPWRPQSFYTGGLDPVVVAKAAIAVVALGGAVGLTLFTRRRMPVGLGPAAVIAVTLMISLLGGVVAGNGSATAVLVVRVFIVMATLLLLLTNAPWDRAVAALLTAMGILAVVAAATGARTLVKGRLGGGIPEIHPNELAGLAALPLIALVVLILRRGLRVSPVIASVVLFGIVVATGSRIALVGILVGAIVALVTNGVRRRGVLYTLLVFVPLIYGVIVFTRVVDGLASRGGTSAESTALDSRLTGWQVVLGWDWASWQRWLGVGLSVKEVAVQEKWRSSQVLDSSWVSLLAQAGLLGVLLIGLLVAWCVVTAVTAASRRGLLLPLLAMFVIRTFTESGMVDSAMPFLLFVTLSALLTRRSRQASGPPGHENQTRARSVTMPGVR; this is encoded by the coding sequence ATGACGTCCGCAGGGCTCGGGATGCGCGGGCAACGGGTGCACGGGGGCGTCCACGCGGATGCCTCGCGGCCGACGCGTCGGCGGTTCGCGGCGCTCGTCGCGCTGTTCCTGCTGGTGATCGTCAGCGTCATCCCGTGGCGTCCGCAGTCGTTCTACACGGGCGGGCTCGATCCGGTGGTCGTCGCGAAGGCCGCGATCGCCGTGGTCGCACTGGGCGGGGCCGTCGGCTTGACCCTCTTCACGCGCCGACGGATGCCGGTGGGTCTCGGACCCGCGGCGGTGATCGCCGTCACCCTCATGATCAGTCTCCTCGGCGGTGTCGTCGCCGGCAACGGCTCCGCAACGGCCGTGCTGGTCGTGCGGGTGTTCATCGTCATGGCCACCCTGCTGCTTCTGCTGACGAACGCGCCGTGGGATCGGGCCGTCGCCGCGTTGCTGACAGCGATGGGGATTCTCGCCGTGGTCGCCGCCGCGACGGGCGCGCGGACGCTCGTCAAGGGCCGTCTGGGCGGCGGCATCCCGGAGATCCATCCGAACGAGCTCGCCGGACTCGCCGCCCTTCCGCTCATCGCCCTCGTCGTTCTCATCCTGCGCCGCGGCTTGCGGGTGTCGCCGGTGATCGCGAGCGTCGTGCTCTTCGGCATCGTCGTGGCAACCGGGTCGCGCATCGCCCTCGTCGGGATCCTCGTCGGGGCGATCGTGGCGCTGGTCACCAATGGTGTGCGACGGCGCGGCGTCCTCTACACGCTTCTCGTCTTCGTTCCTCTCATCTACGGTGTCATCGTCTTCACGCGCGTCGTGGATGGGCTCGCCAGCCGCGGGGGCACGTCGGCGGAGAGCACCGCGTTGGACTCCCGTCTCACGGGCTGGCAGGTGGTTCTCGGCTGGGATTGGGCGTCGTGGCAGCGATGGCTCGGTGTGGGTCTGTCGGTGAAGGAAGTCGCGGTCCAGGAGAAGTGGCGCTCGTCCCAGGTGCTCGACAGCAGCTGGGTGTCGCTGTTGGCGCAGGCAGGTCTGCTCGGAGTGCTGCTCATCGGTCTGCTGGTGGCATGGTGCGTGGTCACCGCTGTCACGGCCGCCTCGCGGCGCGGACTTCTGCTGCCGCTGCTCGCGATGTTCGTCATCCGCACATTCACCGAGAGCGGCATGGTCGACAGTGCGATGCCGTTCCTCCTGTTCGTGACGCTTTCGGCGCTGCTGACCAGAAGGTCGCGACAGGCGTCCGGGCCGCCGGGTCACGAGAACCAAACTCGTGCTCGCTCTGTGACGATGCCGGGCGTACGCTGA
- a CDS encoding polysaccharide biosynthesis protein, whose amino-acid sequence MKRKALGAIAAQAAQAAVSLALQILVARLLGIADYGRFAILYGVIVLASGVVTGLVGDALIVLDRADRRIRAGLEVWLAIAAATSAALAAAAAAASGFASPAEAGLFALAMIAFVVEEIVRRLLMAGYAFPRVIAADLTGFVVSLAVLAGAAAVQALSLGAFLGAIAAGQTIGAIVGWRLVPRSERVLVGWRGANLRTVWGYGAWRGLQQTLRPAMLTGVRVVVLAATGAAAVGMLEAARTYTSPLLLVVGGLSSFLFVRFADHRREGRFDSLREADRVVVVLVGATVLMSAVALGLGPWLGPLAFGVAFDPTMLVAWLVFGLSVAVVTPYGALSAVAGRQRVVFMVRLSDTLLGLVLTVVIVLVGGSPALIPFALAAASALGGVALRWIAANTPSAP is encoded by the coding sequence GTGAAGCGGAAGGCGTTGGGGGCGATCGCCGCGCAAGCGGCTCAGGCGGCGGTGAGCTTGGCGCTGCAGATCCTCGTCGCACGCCTGCTCGGCATCGCCGACTACGGACGCTTCGCGATCCTCTACGGCGTGATCGTGTTGGCGTCGGGCGTCGTCACGGGGCTCGTCGGAGACGCGCTCATCGTGCTGGATCGCGCGGACCGACGGATCCGCGCCGGACTCGAGGTCTGGCTCGCGATCGCGGCGGCGACCAGTGCGGCGCTCGCCGCCGCCGCGGCCGCAGCCAGCGGCTTCGCCAGCCCTGCCGAAGCGGGACTGTTCGCGCTCGCGATGATCGCCTTCGTGGTCGAGGAGATCGTCCGCCGCCTCCTCATGGCGGGCTACGCTTTCCCGCGAGTGATCGCCGCCGATCTGACCGGCTTCGTCGTCAGCCTCGCGGTGCTCGCCGGGGCGGCGGCCGTGCAGGCACTCTCGCTCGGTGCTTTCCTTGGTGCCATCGCCGCCGGGCAGACCATCGGCGCGATCGTCGGGTGGCGTCTGGTTCCCCGATCGGAACGCGTCCTGGTCGGCTGGCGGGGTGCAAACCTGCGCACCGTCTGGGGTTACGGGGCCTGGCGAGGGCTGCAGCAGACCCTGCGGCCGGCGATGCTGACTGGCGTGCGTGTGGTCGTGCTTGCGGCCACCGGCGCGGCCGCCGTCGGCATGCTCGAGGCGGCACGCACCTACACCTCCCCTCTCCTCCTGGTCGTCGGCGGCCTGTCGTCGTTCCTCTTCGTCCGCTTCGCCGACCATCGGCGCGAGGGCCGGTTCGACTCGCTGCGAGAGGCGGACCGCGTCGTGGTCGTGCTCGTCGGCGCGACCGTTCTGATGAGCGCGGTGGCGCTCGGACTCGGACCGTGGCTGGGTCCGCTGGCGTTCGGTGTCGCGTTCGATCCGACGATGCTCGTGGCGTGGCTCGTGTTCGGGCTTTCGGTTGCGGTGGTCACGCCCTACGGCGCGCTCAGCGCCGTCGCCGGACGTCAGCGGGTGGTCTTTATGGTTCGCCTCAGCGACACTCTTCTCGGTCTGGTGCTGACGGTCGTGATCGTCCTCGTCGGCGGCAGTCCGGCCCTCATTCCGTTCGCCCTCGCCGCGGCATCCGCGCTCGGCGGAGTCGCCCTGCGCTGGATCGCCGCGAACACGCCGTCGGCACCGTGA
- a CDS encoding polysaccharide deacetylase family protein has product MGFVHRHRGLIRALTIGVVLTATVVVAGCATENTDAATSPTPATHAPSPSPTPTPLTPAQALLAAHADVPGACAVSFSIDGTTLEPQLQVQDRLYDHLPIPRAAGRVFAGWYADAATAAAASADPAAHAGSPATRINGSRPVACTAHQQTLYGAWTTTDAVAAAKARVPILMYHQFTAKPEGESGWLRGNYAYIEDYRAQMQYIKDQSFYLPTWDELSAFIDGALYLPDHAVIITDDDADPSWLTMASPINEQLQLMATSFVITGSGVPAQNRFILQRSHTHDMHHAGANGKGQMVNLTAPEIAADMTASATALGGVKEVMAYPYGHNNETSHEGLRQAGFEMARTIEQGYVSVGSDKLTLPCVRINYGMGVNALKKQIG; this is encoded by the coding sequence ATGGGTTTCGTGCACCGCCACCGCGGCCTCATCCGCGCGCTCACCATCGGCGTGGTCCTGACCGCGACAGTCGTCGTCGCCGGCTGCGCCACGGAGAACACGGATGCCGCGACCTCGCCGACGCCGGCCACGCACGCGCCCTCACCTTCCCCGACCCCCACGCCGCTCACCCCGGCTCAAGCGCTCCTGGCGGCTCATGCCGATGTCCCGGGAGCGTGCGCGGTCAGCTTCAGCATCGACGGCACGACGCTCGAGCCGCAGCTGCAAGTGCAGGACCGGCTCTACGACCACCTGCCGATCCCACGGGCGGCCGGCCGCGTGTTCGCAGGCTGGTACGCCGACGCGGCGACGGCGGCCGCGGCATCCGCCGATCCCGCTGCACATGCCGGCAGTCCCGCGACGCGGATCAACGGCTCGCGGCCGGTCGCCTGCACCGCCCACCAGCAGACGCTCTACGGCGCGTGGACGACGACGGATGCCGTGGCCGCCGCCAAGGCGCGCGTGCCGATCCTCATGTACCACCAGTTCACCGCGAAGCCCGAGGGCGAGTCCGGCTGGCTGCGCGGCAACTACGCGTACATCGAGGACTACCGCGCCCAGATGCAGTACATCAAGGATCAGTCCTTCTACCTGCCGACCTGGGACGAGCTGAGCGCGTTCATCGACGGAGCGCTCTACCTGCCCGACCACGCGGTGATCATCACGGATGACGACGCCGATCCGAGCTGGCTCACGATGGCCTCGCCGATCAACGAGCAGCTCCAGCTCATGGCGACCTCCTTCGTGATCACCGGTTCGGGCGTTCCCGCCCAGAACCGGTTCATCCTGCAGCGATCCCACACGCACGACATGCATCACGCGGGAGCCAACGGCAAGGGCCAGATGGTGAACCTGACCGCTCCCGAGATCGCCGCGGACATGACCGCCTCGGCGACCGCGCTCGGCGGAGTCAAGGAAGTGATGGCGTACCCGTACGGGCACAACAACGAGACCTCGCACGAGGGCCTGCGCCAGGCGGGCTTCGAGATGGCCCGCACGATCGAGCAGGGCTACGTGTCGGTGGGCAGCGACAAGCTCACCCTCCCGTGCGTCCGCATCAACTACGGCATGGGCGTCAACGCTCTCAAGAAGCAGATCGGCTGA
- a CDS encoding glycosyltransferase encodes MDLSVIVPTFNEGGNVAELVRRIGAALDDVDFEVVFVDDSTDDTPATIQAVAASTDFPVRLIHRDEPEGGLSGAVLEGFRNAQARWCLVMDGDLQHPPEDIPRMLDRAALGDVDIVVASRYVAGGTAGGLAGATRTAVSRTSTLLTKAMFPRKLHGCTDPMTGFFLVDRDTVDLDDLRPRGFKILLEILARRQMRIGEIPFAFATRFAGESKATFSQGMRFLTQLAMLRFGRMSAFALVGGVGAIANLVIMWGLIHLGMNYLTAAIIASEVTIIGNFLLLEYLVFADMRSESGQMWVRFLKSFAFNNVEAVVRIPIIPLLVQGAHIPSVLAAAITLAAAFVVRFVYHALWVYAPKNKSTSRVATRGVTRAAERTLES; translated from the coding sequence ATGGATCTTTCCGTCATCGTTCCCACCTTCAACGAAGGCGGGAACGTCGCCGAGCTGGTCCGCCGCATCGGTGCGGCCCTCGACGACGTCGATTTCGAGGTCGTCTTCGTCGACGACTCCACCGACGACACGCCCGCGACGATCCAGGCCGTCGCCGCGTCCACGGACTTCCCGGTGCGCCTCATCCATCGCGACGAACCCGAAGGTGGACTCAGCGGCGCCGTGCTCGAGGGCTTCCGCAACGCGCAGGCCCGCTGGTGCCTGGTCATGGACGGTGACCTGCAGCATCCGCCCGAGGACATCCCGCGCATGCTCGACCGCGCCGCCCTCGGCGACGTCGACATCGTCGTCGCCTCTCGCTACGTCGCTGGCGGGACGGCGGGCGGCCTCGCCGGCGCCACGCGCACCGCGGTCTCGCGGACCTCGACGCTGCTGACGAAGGCGATGTTCCCGCGGAAGCTCCACGGCTGCACCGACCCGATGACCGGCTTCTTCCTCGTCGACCGCGACACCGTCGATCTCGACGACCTCCGCCCGCGCGGATTCAAGATCCTGCTCGAGATCCTCGCGCGCCGTCAGATGCGCATCGGCGAGATCCCGTTCGCGTTCGCGACCCGCTTCGCCGGTGAGTCCAAGGCCACCTTCAGCCAGGGCATGCGCTTCCTGACGCAGCTGGCGATGCTGCGCTTCGGCCGCATGTCGGCGTTCGCCCTCGTCGGCGGTGTCGGGGCGATCGCGAACCTGGTGATCATGTGGGGCCTGATCCACCTCGGCATGAACTACCTGACGGCCGCGATCATCGCGAGCGAAGTGACGATCATCGGCAACTTCCTGCTGCTCGAGTACCTCGTCTTCGCCGACATGCGCTCCGAGTCCGGCCAGATGTGGGTGCGTTTCCTCAAGTCGTTCGCCTTCAACAACGTCGAAGCCGTCGTCCGCATCCCGATCATCCCGCTGCTCGTGCAGGGCGCGCACATCCCGAGCGTCCTGGCGGCAGCGATCACACTCGCCGCGGCGTTCGTGGTGCGCTTCGTCTACCACGCGCTCTGGGTCTACGCCCCGAAGAACAAGTCCACCTCCCGGGTGGCGACCCGGGGCGTCACCCGCGCGGCCGAGCGTACGCTGGAATCATGA